The genomic segment CGACAAAGCGTGAAACTTCGCGTCAAGAGTCTGTTGTGTCTGTTGCGCCGTCATTGCTCGCCCGTTCTAAACCGTGCAGGAATCGCATCGGCGAAGGGATAGAGATGGAAATAGGGCTGAGCCTCCTGTATGACCCGTTTCACGGAAGGCCTCTCCATCAGCCGTTCAAAATAGGCATGCAGATGTGCGTACTCGCTGGGGAAGCGCTGCAGGGTGCTGGCGTAAAAGAGCGCGGGGACGGCAGCGCAATCCGCCATGGTGAAATGAGACCCTGCGACCCAGGTGCGTGAAGCCATGCGTTCTTCCAGCATGCCGTACGCCAGATCCAGCGTAGCATGCTCTTTGCCCATGGCGCCCTGCGCACCGGTATGGCGATTGGCTACGATCTGTTGCATCGGGATATGGACGTAAATGTCAAAGAAGCGATCCCATAGCCGCACGTCCAGCGCTGCATCCCAATCGGCTGGAATCAAGGGCATTTCGCCGGCAAAGAAATGGTCCAGGTATTCGATGATGATCGTGCTCTCAGGTACATCGCGATGGCGCACATGATCGTGGAGAACCGGGAATTTTGTGAATGGCCAGATGGCACGCAACTCGCTGCGGTCGGCCTCATTCCCAAGGTCGATGAAGCGCTTTTCGAAGGCGATATTGTTTTCGTAAAGCGCGATCAGCACTTTGTGGCAAAACGAAGAAAGAGGATGGTAATAGAGGGTTAAGGCCATATTCCGCTCCGTGAGTGATTGGTAAATGCAATACTTTCACATTTGTGAAAGTATTGCAAGCACCGCGTCTGCGCTTGATGCGCAAGCCTGCTGATCGTTATTTCAGGGGGGCTGCCGTCGCTACTCCCCAAAAAATGGGAAAGCTTCGCCGTATTTGACGGCGATCTAGTGCTCGACTGTCAACGTTGCCGGGTTCGGGAACATAAAATTTGCGGTATGGTCATGACTCGACATCAATGTGCTACGCAAGAAGGCCAGGCAATTCGGTTGCCGTCTGCGATGCGATCACTCGCCAAAAATTAACGAAGGAAATTGATGATTGTGGAACGCATTCGGCAAACTATTTCTGCAGGAACGATACTGCCAAGACCCGTTGCGAAGACCGGTTATGTTGTCAAAACATGGGGCCGTAGAAGGGGCGAAGCGGCGCTGATCTATTACATTCCGAATCATCAGCATCCAGAAAATCGGATTGCCCGCGGTGTCGCCGAATCCGAATTTGAGAAGGCGTTCGCCG from the Collimonas arenae genome contains:
- a CDS encoding glutathione S-transferase family protein; translated protein: MALTLYYHPLSSFCHKVLIALYENNIAFEKRFIDLGNEADRSELRAIWPFTKFPVLHDHVRHRDVPESTIIIEYLDHFFAGEMPLIPADWDAALDVRLWDRFFDIYVHIPMQQIVANRHTGAQGAMGKEHATLDLAYGMLEERMASRTWVAGSHFTMADCAAVPALFYASTLQRFPSEYAHLHAYFERLMERPSVKRVIQEAQPYFHLYPFADAIPARFRTGEQ